Proteins encoded within one genomic window of Actinoplanes octamycinicus:
- the cheB gene encoding chemotaxis-specific protein-glutamate methyltransferase CheB — protein MIRVLVVEDSITMRHHLREALAEDPELQVVGEAVTGEQAVEMTARLRPDVITMDMMLPGISGLQATEHIMAEHPTPILVVSSADRQELFSTYNALAAGAVDVMEKPRGDDSDVDWSPRLRRTVRMVSRIRVITHPRARLHGRVRSAPPPPAAPAASLPATNPMALVAVGASTGGPGALTELLRDLPPTFRTPVLVVQHIAASEQFAVAFSDWLAGQTGRNVRYATDGLKVSGLAGQVLLAPPDRHLYLRDHTLRLSSGPPRHSCRPSVDVLFESVATEFGNLAAGCLLTGMGRDGAAGLLQMRQRGAVTFAQDEQTCTVYGMPREAALLGAATFILSPSRISARLAELHPAVIRR, from the coding sequence ATGATCCGGGTGCTGGTGGTCGAGGACTCCATCACGATGCGTCACCACCTGCGCGAGGCCCTCGCCGAGGACCCGGAGCTGCAGGTGGTGGGCGAGGCGGTGACCGGCGAGCAGGCGGTCGAGATGACCGCCCGGCTGCGCCCCGACGTGATCACCATGGACATGATGCTGCCCGGGATCAGCGGGCTGCAGGCGACCGAGCACATCATGGCCGAGCATCCGACACCGATCCTGGTGGTCTCGTCGGCCGACCGGCAGGAGTTGTTCAGCACGTACAACGCGCTGGCGGCCGGCGCGGTGGACGTGATGGAGAAGCCGCGCGGCGACGACTCCGACGTGGACTGGTCACCGCGCTTACGTCGTACCGTGAGAATGGTCTCCCGGATCCGGGTGATCACCCACCCGCGGGCCCGGCTGCACGGGCGGGTCCGGTCCGCGCCGCCGCCTCCCGCGGCCCCGGCCGCGTCGCTGCCCGCCACGAACCCGATGGCGCTGGTCGCGGTCGGCGCGTCGACCGGCGGGCCGGGCGCGCTCACCGAGCTGCTCCGTGACCTGCCGCCGACCTTCCGCACCCCGGTGCTGGTGGTCCAGCACATCGCGGCCAGCGAGCAGTTCGCGGTGGCGTTCTCCGACTGGCTGGCCGGGCAGACCGGGCGCAACGTGCGCTACGCGACCGACGGCCTCAAGGTGAGCGGCCTGGCCGGTCAGGTGCTGCTCGCGCCGCCGGACCGGCACCTCTACCTGCGCGACCACACGCTGCGGCTGTCCAGCGGGCCGCCCCGGCACTCCTGCCGGCCCTCGGTCGACGTGCTGTTCGAGTCGGTGGCCACCGAGTTCGGCAACCTGGCGGCCGGCTGCCTGCTCACCGGCATGGGCCGGGACGGCGCGGCCGGGCTGCTGCAGATGCGGCAGCGCGGCGCGGTCACCTTCGCCCAGGACGAGCAGACCTGCACGGTCTACGGCATGCCGCGGGAGGCGGCGCTGCTCGGCGCGGCCACCTTCATCCTGTCCCCGTCCCGGATCTCGGCGCGGCTGGCCGAGCTGCACCCGGCGGTGATCCGCCGATGA